A stretch of DNA from Strigops habroptila isolate Jane chromosome 1, bStrHab1.2.pri, whole genome shotgun sequence:
GGAGGAATGTAACTCCACTGGAACGCACGGTACATTTAAGCAttgtaaaggaaacaaaaccctttCCGCACTATACAGCTTCTGTCACTAGTAACGCCAGACCATCAGCCACCTAGGAAGCTGTCGAGCCTCGGTGAGGCTTCAGAGAAAGGCGCCTGTGCACTAAGCCCCCGCATTCAGGCTGTCTGATTCCAGCAACGGCTCAAAATTCCTGCTCAAACTGTCCGGAAGCGTGTCTTGAGCCTTCAGGCACGTGAGCGAAGCCACCGAGCGGGTCAACCCGCCGCGATGCGAGCATCTACTCAGAGGCGCCTCGGCCACGCGCTCCGCTCACAGAAAGCCACCGGCTTCCCAGCGCGGTCCCCCCGCAAGCTGCTGCCCGGGGCTGTGAACGACGGCTGCAAGAACGGCTCAGGGCAGCAGCGGAGCCACCACCGACACCTTGCTCCCTCCGGCGAGGACGAGCCGGGAGGCCCGCGCAGGCACACCCGGCTCGGGGCGGGGCCGAGCGGGGGGCGGGCCGCGGCGCTGCCGCCGAGCCCCGTAGCGGGGCCGGGCGTTGCTGCTGCCGGAGCCGAGCCTCCTCCCCCTCCGCTGCGAGCGGCGCCCGGGCTGCCACATCGGCACCGCCGCTCCAAGAACGCGTTTcggggagcggagcgggagCCCAGCGCGCCGGGAGATGGAGCTCCGCTGCTGTCGCCGCTGCCGCCCCCCGGGACTCGCGCTCCGCCAGGGCCGCCACTGCCGGGACGGAGAGCGCGGCGCCGCCGCTGCTGTCTAACGCTGAGGAGGGAGGCAGCGCGGAGGCCGCCGCGGACCGTCCGCCCGCTGGGCccgcgcggcggcggcggcgaaGCGCggccccctcctccccacccgCCCCGCTGCCGCTTCCCCGCCCCCGCCCGGCCCTCGGCTGGGCTCCGCCGCCGGCAGCCGGGCCATGGCGGGGCGATGAGGGAGCAGCCGCCCCTGCCCGCAGGCTGCGTGCGGAGGCGGGGAGCGACGGGGCTGGGCGGGTCCGCAGCGCTAGCGCtgggcggcggggcgggggcatGTGGGGCGCGGGGGCCGCGGCGCTGCAGCTCTTCTCCCGGGCCGTGAAGCAGGCGGCGGCGCAGGGGGCCCGGCAGGACCTGGGACGCTGGCTGTCCCGAGCCGCAGGGACGGCGGCAGGAGGCGGCGGGGGCACCGTCGGCTTCGTCCCGGCGGAGGCGGCGGGGGGcgaggggctgctgctggggccaTACGCGGAGCAGGGCGGGCTGCCGCCAgcggagctgctgctttgccagctGCCcgaggcgggcggcggcgggtcCGGGCTGGCCGAGGCCCGGGGCTGgcgctgctcctgctgcctcctgggcACCTGCTGGTGCAAGAGCTGCCTCAGCGTGTGCGTCCTGGCAGCCCTCTGCTTCGCATCGCTGGCCCTGGTGCGCCAGTACGTGCGGGACCTCGTGCTCTGGGCCGAGAGCCTGGACAGCCTGGCCGGTGTGCTGCTCTTCACCGTGGGCTTTATCATCGTGTCCTTCCCCTGCGGCTGGGGCTACATCCTGCTCAACGTGGCCGCCAGCTGCCTCTACGGCTTCTGGCTGGGCATGGGACTGATGGTGCTCGGCGTCCTCGTGGGCACCTTTGTCGCCCATGTGGCCTGCAAGCGGCTGTTGGCCCACTGGGCGCGGGCCAGGATCCAGGGCAGCGAGACACTCAGTGCCATCGTCCGTGTCGTGGAGGGCGGCAGTGGCCTCAAGGTGGTGGCTCTGGCACGGCTGACGCCGATCCCCTTTGGGCTGCAGAATGCCGTCTTTGCGGTGAGTTCCCGTGTGGCCAAGGAGGAAGGTCTGGCTGGAAGGATGGCTTGCAGCATAGTGGCCGGTGTCACTGGTGGAGGTTGCCTCCTTTCCCGGGAAGAAACCTTGGTTTCTTCTAACAGCAGTAAAAGTAATCCCCCCTTGCCTGCTTTTGCTGGTGGCTCTACTGTGCTTGTGCAGGTTTTCAAGGTGCCTTGTTCGGTGGCATTGTGTTAGAGCTGCTCTCTAGCTTTCAAGACTGTATTCTGATGTTGGAAAGAAGCACCAATGTGCTGGTTAGCAAAATCTGTGGAGAACACAACAGTTTTAAAGTGCCTGTGTTTTTAAAGTGAGTGGAATGggaggaaaagtatttttaagcgGTCTTGCCAGATCTCTCTAAACTACTTCATGTAAGTAATTacattggaaagaaagaaattgacAAAGTTTCTACTCAGTTTGGTTGGTGTTTGTAGCATACATCTGGCAAATCCATACAGGGTAGGTCCATGCACATGAGAGAGGCTGCGTATCTTGGGCAAGCAGCAAGATGTAGCCTCAGAGCTGAAGAGACTGTACACCGCAGTGGTATTGAAAGTTAGTTTAAATTTGAGTTTGAAAGGGGGTtagtcttgcttttctttctgcttttagatGAGGATTGGTGTGTTCTTTAAGAGTAGTCATGTAAATTTTATAAACTTATTCTCTTTGGTCATCTTAAAGGAGAAAGTAAAGAAGAGCATGGAGGGTCCCCTTTTTGTGTACCATCATGCTGATGATGACAATTTCAGACCCTCATCTCTTCCTAAGTGCTTTGTCTGAAGGTTTTGTTTTCGGCTGTGTGTTACGCCTCAGTTGTGTCTGCTAAGTCtgtgaaatcaaaacaaagcaaaccagatggtgaaatattttaaacGTTTAACAGTAACTTGTATGTTCTTCAGTGTAAGAGATCCTCTTAAAAAGTGGTTTGGTCTGCCACTTTGTTACAGCACactttccttccccccttctGCAGTCCTGGTCCTGTACCCTTCTGAAGTGCTTGCTTAATTCTGACAAAATCATCTGATTGAAATGAATAGATCACTGAATAccaaattttttatttaagaaaaaatccaCACAATTTTTAGGGGTTAACGCCCAcatcagatatttaaaattgcTATGTATAAAGCTATGTATGCTGAGGCATTTGTCTCAAGAGCTGCAATCTCTCTCCATAAAAGCTGTAGCAacttataatttctttttaagcaggTGCTTTAACTGTTTCCTTGTAATGATTGAGAAGAACCTCGACTGTTTTATTCATTTACCTATATTACTGCAGGACTGAGGAAGCTTAGACCCgtgcagctgggagcagagtCCCCCCGGAGCCCAAGCTCCTGGTGTTGCAGTTGAAGCTTCTGCTGTAGTGTGACCCTCCTAAAGTGGGGAGAGCTGTTGTGCTTCAGTTGTTCACAGCTTCTGGGTGTCACTCGAAGTAGTCAGCAGATGTTGTAGAGTAGTATTGGATCTCAAGAACTGACTGGAGAATTACTGGGTTAAAAAGATTTCCTTCCTGGCAAACCATTTGGTTGGAAACACAATTGAGCAGAGAATTCAGGCCAGTGCAATATTAAAATGATGCTGTAAGTCAGCATTTTGTATTCTCTAAGTGCTGGaaactaaataattttctttccagggGGAAGGTTTCAGTGTTAAAATAACAGATAGGAAATCAGATGAAACCAGATCCTTGATATGCCAAGTAACTTGGATATTGCCTGCTAAAGTTAGTTTGGGTTACATGTATTACCCGGATTTACTACTTCACAGCATAGTCAAATAAAGCACAGTGTGTTCAAATTTTAACTGAGAACACTTAATATAAACTGCTagattactgaaaaataaagatgttgcATGCAAATCTGGGAATTCAGGGCAGTTTCTCGCCATGAGTCAAGTTTAAACTACGTATATAATACAAAATTCTACCTACATAGGTCAAGCtgttaatttctttgaaatctgatttatttgaaaacttaatgctttatttaagttaaaaatacaagGGGGTTTGAGGTGCCCTAGCCATCTGTTCATTCCCCATCCTAGCAACTTCAGCAATGGTTTTGGAAAGGATTGCTCTTAATAGTGGAGAACAGTGAACTTAAGAAAAcctattcatttttaattttcaagcaGTCTGTTTTGTGCATGTTTTCTGGGTGCATATGTATAAGTAAACAGGAGATACTGAGAATGCTTAAatgagagggaagggaggaagtgACACGTGAAGTTGAGGGCAAGGCATAACCTTGATGTGAGAGTGGTCATCTGCAGGGCTGGAATTAATTAATGGATTTCCACAagcacttgttcagtggtgtgTACCACCTGCTGAGGGGTTTGGGGAGGTTGAGTTGACAGGGAGTGTTCCTTAGTCTTTCACCAGCCAGACATGAGCATCTTGCTTCATAAgttcattctgctgctttttgggaAAGTGCTGATAGTAGGAGCAGTGGGGTAATGCATTTGCTTGCCTTTATGAAGACCTAGAAACTTGTTAACTGAAAGCgtgtttgtatttctctttgaGTGGGTTTTGCTTAATTGTTGCTCCTGTGATGCCAGGTTGGCCTCGGCTGCTGGGGTGGGCTGATAGCTGTTACTGGAGCGTTTGCTCACTCGCAGCCCTCTTCCCTTGGCAACTGAGTGTTTTGAAGGCAGGTCTGTAAGGAGCCCTGGTATGCAGGTTATCACCTCCTTCCTATTAGTAGGTCCCTAGAGTGAGGTTTGTGCAAACTGATTATTTGTAGTGCCAGCTGTAAGTTAGATCAgaattcatctttattttttttttcctctttgagagGAATATCACATGTATGAAATAATCTGgctaaaaaaaatcttgagCGTCCAAGTGGACATCTCTGGTTCCAGAAATGCACAGAGTGAAATCAGACGTGAAGAAATGGTACCTGCTTTGCAGGAACAGGCAGGCTGCTTACTCTGCTTGTTGGAAGGTTGATAgctattttttggttttgttttttatttgataCCTGGTGGCAGTgttctgggttttgttctttcccccctcctcacccccGGAGAAAATCAAGAGCATCAACATTGTCCTTTGCTCTCGGTTGCTAAGCCTACCAGATCTGAAACACAGGGATTTGTGAGTTGAGGGGAGAGAAATCTAGTGCAATCACTAAAGGCATGTGAAACCCCCAACAAAGTCCTGACACATGCATTTATTCTTTGCTAGTACTGAACCAAAGTTGTGAGCTGCAAAGAATACACAAAAATTCTACTGGACAAAGCCTGTGCAAGGCTTAGTGGGAGATTTTCTGGCTAATGATCTTGTTACCAGAGCAGTTAGGTAGTTCTTAATTTCATGTAAATATGTTAGTATGGCCCATAACACAGTTATATCCATGCTTGCTTTGGGATTTCACTGTTAATGTGTGCTATCTTGAACTTTTGCTAGAAATGGAGTTCTGGTAGCTTCTGTTTGGCAGAAGGTGTGTTTGTCTGGCCACACAGACCCCGGTCTATCAGGTTTATAGAACAGGTAAAGTTCAtaaaaggaaagacatggaAAGCTGTAAGTTCTATTGcagatttctctgctttcttagGTAGGGCCACTTGTCCACCTCTTGTGCATCCTGGGAGAAGGAATATCAGTGTAGGTCTAAGCCTTGCAAACCATGGTTTAAAAGGGCACGTGCAAAATTCCACCCCCCTTTCCctagctttcattttaatggaaGCACAGGTTGCAGTTCAGTGTGTTCATTGGCAGCCTCTCCTTTGTTTGGAAACAGTCTCTCTCATGGCTCAGGAGGTCCAGTTGCTTCAGGGCAAATCCAGGTGTGCACATGTGTTGCTCTGCAACCAAAGTGTCCTTAATATGTGTACAGAAATGAGAGAGGTGGCTGGGAGTGTTAGAACAACCTGTGGGAAGTTTCCCAGTTCCATTAGATGGTAATGACAATGCCTTAGCAAATCTTGCCTCAGCATTAGTATTTCAGAGACTTTTAATAGCAGCTCCTTCATTCCCTTGGTAATATGGTAAATTTTGGTTGTGCATTCTTACTGCATGGCCCAGATTACTATTATGTtcaggg
This window harbors:
- the TMEM64 gene encoding transmembrane protein 64, yielding MWGAGAAALQLFSRAVKQAAAQGARQDLGRWLSRAAGTAAGGGGGTVGFVPAEAAGGEGLLLGPYAEQGGLPPAELLLCQLPEAGGGGSGLAEARGWRCSCCLLGTCWCKSCLSVCVLAALCFASLALVRQYVRDLVLWAESLDSLAGVLLFTVGFIIVSFPCGWGYILLNVAASCLYGFWLGMGLMVLGVLVGTFVAHVACKRLLAHWARARIQGSETLSAIVRVVEGGSGLKVVALARLTPIPFGLQNAVFAITDLSLPNYLMASSVGLLPTQLLNSYLGTTLRTMEDVIAEQSVSGYFIFSLQIVISIGLTFYVVHRAQVELNAAIVACEIEMKTSLAKDSQPSISGSTTYCNKRTVAFSGGGVNIV